One part of the Saccharomyces mikatae IFO 1815 strain IFO1815 genome assembly, chromosome: 1 genome encodes these proteins:
- the SYN8 gene encoding syntaxin (similar to Saccharomyces cerevisiae SYN8 (YAL014C); ancestral locus Anc_7.92) — protein sequence MDVLKLGYELDQLSDLVEERTRLVSVLNLAPTSNDNVVLKQQLSSVLESLQKYAPDDTLISRYNTILDRICDTAVDKELYRFRKAAVSNTDEVSKDSLKKVRFKSDDELTVMYKDDDEQDEELLPAPSTHAPYKDEPLQSQPQPQPQLQPMVSNQELFIDQQQQLLEQDSHLDTLSQSIGRTHGISMDLNDEITSQNDSLLVDLENLIDNNGRNLNRASRSMHGFNNSRFKDNGNCLIILVLIVILLLLLLVL from the coding sequence ATGGATGTGTTGAAGCTGGGTTATGAACTGGACCAGCTGTCGGATCTGGTcgaagaaagaacaagacTAGTGTCGGTGTTGAACCTCGCCCCAACTTCAAATGATAACGTTGTTTTGAAACAGCAATTGAGCTCTGTACTGGAGTCGTTACAGAAATATGCCCCTGATGATACATTGATATCCCGATACAATACCATACTGGACAGAATCTGTGATACAGCGGTTGACAAGGAGTTGTACAGGTTCCGAAAGGCAGCGGTCAGTAATACTGATGAGGTATCCAAAGactctttgaaaaaagtacgGTTTAAGAGCGATGATGAGCTTACCGTCATGTATAAGGATGACGATGAACAAGACGAGGAGTTGCTGCCGGCGCCTTCCACGCATGCTCCATACAAGGATGAGCCATTGCAGTCGCAGCCACAACCGCAGCCACAGCTACAGCCGATGGTCTCCAATCAAGAACTATTTATCGaccagcagcagcagctaTTAGAGCAGGATTCTCACTTGGATACGTTGTCTCAGTCTATTGGGAGGACCCATGGCATTTCCATGGACCTCAATGATGAGATCACTTCCCAGAACGACTCGCTGCTGGTGGATTTGGAAAATCTGATCGATAATAATGGTAGGAATTTGAACAGGGCTTCTCGGTCTATGCATGGCTTTAACAATTCTAGGTTTAAGGATAACGGCAATTGCTTAATTATTCTTGTGCTGATAGTGATACTTTTGTTACTTCTACTGGTGCTGTAA
- the NTG1 gene encoding bifunctional N-glycosylase/AP lyase NTG1 (similar to Saccharomyces cerevisiae NTG1 (YAL015C) and NTG2 (YOL043C); ancestral locus Anc_7.89), which produces MAILRKRPLVKAEICSKSELLSGKRTKIKQEEVIPQPVDIDWIKSLSNREYFEWIVVRNGNVPNRWAKPLDSSIFLTPASTKIPYKFQETYARMRVLRSKILAPVDIIGGSSIPVTVASKCGISKDQISPKDYRLQVLLGVMLSSQTKDEVTAMAMLNIMRYCIDELHIKQGMTLEAVLQINETKLDELIHSVGFHTRKAKYILSSCQILKDQHLGDVPATIDELLALPGVGPKMAYLTLQKAWGKIEGICVDVHVDRLTKLWKWVTPQKCKTPDQTRIQLQSWLPRGLWTEINGLLVGFGQIVTKSRNLRDLLKFLPSNDPRNFLDWDLQSELYKEIQENIMSYPKWVKYLEGKPELVVGTKVNAEHGEQANEKTMVKLEDDISVKVED; this is translated from the coding sequence ATGGCAATTTTAAGGAAAAGACCACTGGTAAAAGCTGAAATTTGTTCGAAGTCAGAACTCTTATCTGGGAAAAGAACTAAAATCAAGCAAGAAGAGGTCATTCCTCAACCCGTGGATATTGACTGGATCAAATCTCTGTCAAATAGGGAGTACTTCGAATGGATTGTGGTCAGAAACGGCAATGTGCCCAACAGGTGGGCCAAACCACTAGACTCCTCTATCTTCCTCACGCCGGCGTCGACAAAGATTCCGTACAAGTTTCAAGAAACATACGCTAGAATGCGGGTATTAAGGTCCAAAATTTTAGCACCTGTCGATATAATTGGTGGCTCATCCATCCCAGTAACGGTAGCTTCCAAGTGTGGTATCTCGAAAGATCAGATATCGCCGAAAGACTACAGATTGCAAGTACTGCTTGGGGTGATGCTATCATCGCAGACAAAGGATGAAGTCACCGCTATGGCAATGCTTAACATAATGCGATACTGCATAGATGAACTACATATCAAACAGGGTATGACATTAGAAGCCGTCTTACAAATCAATGAGACCAAACTAGACGAATTGATTCATTCAGTTGGATTTCACACAAGAAAGGCCAAATACATCTTGTCCAGTTGCCAGATCCTCAAGGATCAGCATTTGGGTGATGTGCCAGCTACAATAGATGAACTTTTGGCCCTACCTGGTGTGGGGCCTAAAATGGCATATTTGACGTTACAAAAGGCATGGGGTAAGATTGAAGGTATTTGCGTTGACGTTCATGTGGATAGGTTAACCAAGCTTTGGAAATGGGTAACTCCGCAAAAATGCAAGACCCCAGATCAAACAAGAATTCAGTTACAAAGTTGGCTGCCCAGGGGTCTCTGGACAGAAATAAATGGGTTACTGGTTGGGTTTGGACAAATTGTCACGAAATCGAGGAACCTTCGTGACTTGTTAAAATTCTTGCCCTCAAATGATCCAAGGAATTTCTTGGATTGGGATTTGCAGTCTGAATTATACAAGGAAATCCAGGAGAATATTATGAGTTATCCAAAATGGGTAAAATACCTCGAAGGAAAGCCTGAGTTGGTTGTGGGTACGAAGGTTAACGCTGAGCATGGAGAACaagcaaatgaaaaaactatGGTCAAATTAGAAGATGATATTTCTGTAAAGGTAGAAGACTAA
- the PSK1 gene encoding serine/threonine protein kinase PSK1 (similar to Saccharomyces cerevisiae PSK1 (YAL017W) and PSK2 (YOL045W); ancestral locus Anc_7.86), with amino-acid sequence MPYIGASNLSEHSFVNLKEKHAITHKGSGNSAASLQTPPSPDQENHIDNELGNYDTSLSDVSTPNNKENEELEQSLQDSFASFRKTKPPPPLYFEQPRLSSTASSSNDSTASSPLTGEDIKELEFLPNESTHSYSYNPLSPNSLAVRLRILKRSLEIIIQNPSMLLEPTPDDLPPLKEFASRRRSLPRTSASANHLMNRNKSQIWNTTSATLNAFVNNTSSSSSAASSALSNKKQGMPVFPNLDPTHSQTFHRANSLAYLPSISSEQNPLLKRNNSLFRGDYGNSINSERPSFRQPFRDQTNSLRNSSLLNDSTSQEVEKISPYHGPSIDLLNEQRANLKSLLNLLNETLEKNTSERASDLHMISLFNLNKLMLGDPKKNNSECDKRTENLKKILLDSLAEPFFEHYNFIEDNSTEDTDELKEEIDEFTGSGDTTAITDIRPQQDYGRILRTFTSTKNSAPQAIFTCSQEDPWQFKAANDLACLVFGISQNAIRALTLMDLIHTDSRNFVLHKLLSTEGQEMVFTGEIIGIVQPETLNSSKIVWASFWAKRKNNLLVCVFEKVPCDYVDVLLNLDDFAVENIVDKCELLSDGPSLSSSSTLSLPKMTSSPNGSRLEYSLERKALEKSYSRPNLTDNRNSNDNQLVRESHSESSLSLSPIRTKKSVKFANDIKDVRNISQSLARLMDNVRSGVVFTPDDDLLPMPIRVCNHINETRYFTLNHLSYNIPCAVSCTVLEDELKLKIHSLPYQAGLFIVDSHTLDIISSNKSILKNMFGYHFAELVGKSVTEIIPSFPKILQFINDRYPALDITLHKNKGLVLTEHFFRKIQAEIMGDRKSFYTSVGIDGLHRDGCEIKIDFQLRVMNSKVILLWLTHSRDVVFEEYNTNPSQLKMLKESELSLMSSASSSASSSKKSSSRISTGTLKDLSNLSAYEDLDHRTNKLKYEIGGGSTTPSESTLSEQDQAPLEDKNDSSEMIVDDPEMKHKLELAKIYSRDKSQFVKEGNFKVDEDLIISKISLPPSVESLADSKSSGKGLSPLEEEPLSEKNVLENGVVDLSLEDDGIIITNKRANQPTSTFLHTPEKNIGAQKHIKKFSDFVSLQKMGEGAYGKVNLCIHKKNRYIVVIKMIFKERILVDTWVRDRKLGTIPSEIQIMATLNKKPHENILRLLDFFEDDDYYYIETPVHGETGCIDLFDLIEFKTNMTEFEAKLIFKQVVAGIKHLHDQGIVHRDIKDENVIVDSKGFVKIIDFGSAAYVKSGPFDVFVGTIDYAAPEVLGGNPYEGQPQDIWAIGILLYTVVFKENPFYNIDEILEGDLKFNNAEGVSEDCIELIKSILNRCVPKRPTIDDINNDKWLVI; translated from the coding sequence atgcCCTACATTGGTGCTTCAAATCTATCAGAGCATTCCTTTGTCAActtgaaggaaaaacaTGCGATTACACACAAAGGTAGTGGTAATTCCGCAGCATCGCTGCAGACACCACCGAGCCCTGACCAAGAGAACCATATTGACAATGAATTGGGAAATTACGATACCTCTTTAAGCGATGTTTCAACTCCGAATAACAAGGAAAATGAGGAACTCGAGCAAAGTCTGCAGGATTCGTTTGCTAGTTTCCGCAAGACCAAACCACCACCTCCTTTGTATTTTGAACAACCGAGACTTTCCTCCACGGCATCTTCATCTAACGACTCAACGGCGTCCTCGCCGCTGACAGGTGAAGACATAAAGGAGTTGGAGTTTCTTCCGAATGAATCGACTCATTCTTACTCGTACAATCCACTTTCGCCAAATTCCCTAGCAGTTAGATTgaggattttgaaaagatcacTTGAAATCATAATACAGAACCCGAGTATGCTACTCGAGCCTACTCCGGATGATTTGCCTCCCCTGAAGGAATTTGCCAGCCGCAGGAGAAGTTTGCCTAGGACATCGGCTTCCGCGAACCATTTGATGAATAGGAATAAGAGCCAGATCTGGAATACCACATCCGCTACTTTAAATGCATTTGTAAATAAcacatcttcttcttcttcagcagCATCCTCGGCTTTATCCAACAAAAAACAGGGCATGCCAGTTTTTCCTAATTTGGATCCAACTCATTCTCAAACTTTTCATAGGGCGAATTCCTTAGCTTATTTGCCTTCCATCTCATCCGAGCAAAATCCGCTACTTAAACGTAATAACTCTTTATTCCGTGGCGACTATGGAAACAGTATAAACTCTGAAAGACCAAGTTTTAGACAACCGTTTAGAGATCAAACTAACAGTCTCCGTAATAGTAGTCTACTTAATGACAGCACTTCTCAGGAagtggaaaaaatttcacccTACCATGGTCCTTCTATAGATTTATTGAATGAGCAAAGAGCAAATCTGAAGAgtcttttgaatttactAAACGAAACTCTGGAGAAAAATACTTCCGAGAGAGCGTCGGATCTGCATATGATATCGTTGTTCAATCTGAATAAACTGATGCTTGGAGATcccaagaaaaataattcagAATGCGATAAGAGAACTGaaaatctgaaaaaaattctactGGATAGTCTTGCAGAACCATTTTTTGAACACtataattttattgaagataatTCGACCGAGGACACAGATGAACTTAAAGAGGAAATCGATGAGTTTACGGGTTCCGGAGACACTACAGCGATAACAGATATACGGCCTCAACAGGACTATGGTCGTATATTGAGGACATTCACTTCTACGAAGAATTCGGCCCCACAAGCAATTTTCACGTGCAGTCAAGAGGACCCTTGGCAATTCAAAGCAGCAAATGACTTAGCGTGCTTGGTATTCGGTATCTCACAAAACGCTATTCGTGCCTTAACTCTAATGGATTTAATTCATACCGATAGTAgaaattttgttttacATAAACTACTGTCTACCGAGGGGCAAGAAATGGTTTTTACAGGTGAAATCATTGGTATTGTACAGCCAGAGACACTCAATTCATCTAAAATAGTATGGGCATCGTTTTGGGcgaagagaaagaataatttaTTAGTTTGcgtttttgaaaaagtccCTTGCGACTATGTTGATGTGCTTTTAAATCTGGATGATTTTGCCGTCGAGAATATTGTAGACAAATGTGAGTTGCTGTCGGATGGTCCTTCATTATCCTCCTCTTCTACTTTATCATTACCGAAGATGACCTCCTCACCAAATGGTAGCAGATTAGAGTATTCTTTGGAGAGAAAGGCTCTCGAAAAGAGTTATTCCAGGCCCAATTTAACGGATAATCGAAATTCTAATGATAATCAACTTGTTAGAGAAAGTCATTCTGAATCATCACTGTCACTGTCACCAATAAGGACGAAGAAAAGTGTAAAATTTGCGAATGATATTAAAGACGTCAGGAATATTAGTCAATCGTTAGCTAGATTGATGGATAATGTGAGGAGTGGAGTAGTATTCACTCCTGATGATGATCTTTTGCCCATGCCCATCAGAGTTTGCAACCATATTAATGAAACGAGGTATTTTACTTTGAATCATCTATCTTATAATATTCCATGCGCAGTATCTTGTACCGTTTTGGAGGATGAATTGAAGTTAAAGATTCACAGTTTGCCTTATCAAGCGGGTTTATTTATTGTAGATTCGCATACCTTGGATATTATTAGTTCCAATAAGTCTATCCTGAAAAACATGTTTGGTTACCATTTCGCAGAGCTGGTAGGGAAATCGGTTACCGAAATTATTCCAtcatttccaaaaattcttcaattcatcAACGACAGATATCCCGCATTAGATATTACACTCCATAAGAATAAAGGCTTGGTATTAACAGAACactttttcagaaaaattCAGGCAGAGATTATGGGTGATCGTAAAAGCTTCTACACGTCGGTGGGTATCGATGGGCTTCATAGAGATGGTTGTGAAATTAAAATTGATTTTCAACTACGTGTTATGAACTCTAAAGTGATTTTACTTTGGTTAACTCACTCAAGAGACGTTGTATTTGAGGAATATAATACAAATCCGTCACAGTTGAAGATGCTGAAGGAAAGTGAATTAAGTTTGATGAGCAGTGCAAGCAGTTCTGCCAGTTCttccaaaaaatcttcatcGAGGATATCTACTGGAACGTTGAAGGATTTGAGTAATCTGTCAGCATATGAGGATTTGGACCATCGGACGAATAAGCTTAAATACGAAATTGGGGGAGGGTCCACAACTCCCTCTGAATCCACTTTATCCGAACAGGACCAAGCTCCCttggaagataaaaatgataGTAGTGAAATGATAGTTGATGATCCTGAGATGAAACACAAATTAGAATTGGCTAAGATTTACTCAAGAGATAAATCCCAATTTGTGAAAGAAggaaatttcaaagtagACGAAGATTTGATTATTAGCAAAATTTCACTACCTCCAAGTGTTGAATCATTAGCGGATTCTAAAAGTTCTGGGAAAGGACTATCTCCACTGGAGGAAGAACCGCTAAGCGAGAAGAATGTTCTAGAAAACGGAGTAGTAGATTTATCTTTAGAGGATGACGGTATCATAATAACTAACAAGCGAGCAAACCAGCCTACTAGTACATTCCTACACACCCCAGAAAAGAACATTGGTGCCCAAAAGCATATTAAGAAATTTTCCGACTTCGTAAGTTTGCAAAAAATGGGCGAAGGAGCGTATGGTAAGGTCAACCTGTGTATCCATAAGAAGAATAGGTATATTGTGGTAATCAAGAtgattttcaaagaaagaattctTGTCGATACATGGGTTAGGGATAGAAAGTTAGGTACCATACCTTCGGAGATTCAAATCATGGCCACATTGAATAAGAAACCGCATGAAAATATTCTACGGTTACTGGATTTCTTTGAGGACGATGATTACTATTATATAGAAACGCCCGTACATGGTGAAACAGGATGCATAGATCTTTTCGATCTCATTGAATTCAAAACTAATATGACTGAATTTGAAGCCAAGTTGATATTCAAGCAGGTCGTAGCGGGAATAAAACATTTACACGACCAGGGTATTGTCCACAGAGATATCAAGGACGAAAACGTTATCGTAGATTCCAAAGGTTTCGTTAAAATTATCGATTTTGGATCTGCTGCGTACGTCAAAAGTGGACCATTTGACGTTTTTGTTGGCACGATAGATTATGCAGCCCCTGAAGTCTTGGGAGGAAATCCTTATGAGGGCCAACCACAGGACATTTGGGCTATTGGTATTCTCTTGTATACTGTGGTTTTCAAAGAGAACCCTTTTTACAACATAGATGAAATACTGGAAGgtgatttgaaatttaacAACGCAGAGGGAGTTAGTGAGGACTGCATTGAGTTAATCAAGAGCATTTTGAACCGTTGCGTACCGAAGAGGCCCACCATTGATGATATAAACAATGACAAGTGGTTGGTTATATAG
- the DEP1 gene encoding Rpd3L histone deacetylase complex subunit DEP1 (similar to Saccharomyces cerevisiae DEP1 (YAL013W); ancestral locus Anc_7.94), with amino-acid sequence MSQQTPQESEQTTIKEQDIDQESVLSNIDLNTDLNHNLNLSEYCISSDAGTEKMDSDEEKSLASLAELRYAPKLSSLVKQEGPAEDLKRPHEDEREVEIDEAKKIKLPKEDEDEKEDEEKEEEGKTEEVEEAIDSKEKSADARDEQGDEGDNEEENNEEENENDNEHTAPPALVMPSPIEMEEQRMTALKEITDIEYKFAQLRQKLYDNQLVRLQTELQMCLEGSHPELQAYYSKIAAIRDYKLHRAYQRQKYELSCINTETIATRTFIHQDFHKKVTDLRARLLNRTTQTWYDINKERRDMDVVIPDINYHVPIKLDNKTLSCITGYASAAQLRYPGEPVAEDLACESIEYRYRANPVDKLEVIVDRMRLNNEISDLEGLRKYFHSFPGAPELNPLRDSEINDDFRQWSQ; translated from the coding sequence ATGAGTCAACAAACACCACAGGAGAGCGAACAGACCACgataaaagaacaagacATTGATCAAGAGAGCGTATTGAGCAACATTGACCTCAATACTGATTTGAACCACAATTTGAATCTATCCGAATACTGCATATCCAGTGACGCAGGAACAGAGAAGATGGATAGTGATGAGGAAAAGTCGCTGGCTAGTTTAGCGGAGCTGAGGTATGCTCCTAAGTTATCAAGTCTGGTGAAGCAAGAGGGGCCTGCGGAGGATTTGAAACGGCCACACGAAGATGAGAGGGAGGTGGAAATAGACGAGGCCAAGAAGATCAAGCTGCCAAAGGAGGACGAGGACGAGAAGGAGGACGAGGAGAAAGAGGAGGAGGGGAAGACGGAGGAAGTAGAAGAGGCAATTGACAGCAAGGAGAAGAGTGCGGATGCCAGGGACGAACAAGGGGACGAAGGTgataatgaagaggaaaacaACGAAGAAGAGAATGAAAACGACAACGAGCATACGGCACCGCCTGCGCTGGTGATGCCGTCGCCAATCGAGATGGAGGAACAGAGAATGACGGCGTTGAAGGAAATCACCGACATCGAGTACAAGTTCGCGCAATTGCGCCAGAAACTATATGATAACCAATTGGTGCGGTTGCAAACGGAGCTGCAGATGTGTCTTGAAGGCTCACATCCAGAATTGCAGGCGTACTACTCGAAGATTGCTGCGATCCGCGACTACAAGCTGCACCGGGCGTACCAGCGGCAGAAATATGAGCTGTCATGCATCAACACCGAGACGATCGCCACCAGAACGTTCATCCACCAAGACTTCCACAAGAAGGTCACCGACCTGCGGGCCAGGCTGCTTAATAGAACCACGCAGACATGGTACGATATCAACAAGGAGCGGCGCGACATGGACGTTGTGATCCCAGACATCAACTACCACGTCCCCATTAAGCTTGACAACAAGACGCTGAGCTGCATCACGGGCTACGCCAGCGCAGCGCAGCTGCGCTACCCTGGAGAGCCTGTGGCAGAGGACCTGGCTTGCGAGAGCATCGAGTACCGTTACAGAGCCAACCCGGTTGATAAACTCGAAGTCATTGTGGACCGAATGAGACTGAATAACGAGATCAGCGACCTCGAAGGTCTGCGCAAATACTTCCACTCCTTCCCGGGTGCTCCTGAGTTGAATCCACTTAGAGATTCCGAAATCAACGACGACTTCCGCCAATGGTCCCAGTGA
- the CYS3 gene encoding cystathionine gamma-lyase CYS3 (similar to Saccharomyces cerevisiae CYS3 (YAL012W); ancestral locus Anc_7.97) yields the protein MTLQESDRFATKAIHAGEHIDVHGSVIEPISLSTTFKQSSPANPIGTYEYSRSQNPNRENLEKAVAALENAQYGLAFSSGSATTATILQSLPQGSHAVSIGDVYGGTHRYFTKVANAHGVETSFTNDLLNDLPQLLKNNTKLVWIETPTNPTLKVTDIQKVADLIKKHAAGQDVILVVDNTFLSPYISNPLNFGADIVVHSATKYINGHSDVVLGVLATNNKQLYERLQFLQNAIGAIPSPFDAWLTHRGLKTLHLRVRQAALSAIKIAEFLASDKENVVAVNYPGLKTHPNYDVVLKQHRDALGGGMISFRIKGGAEAASKFASSTRLFTLAESLGGIESLLEVPAVMTHGGIPKEAREASGVYDDLVRISVGIEDTDDLLEDVKQALKQATN from the coding sequence atgactCTACAAGAATCTGATAGATTTGCTACTAAGGCCATCCACGCCGGTGAACACATTGACGTTCACGGATCCGTCATCGAACCCATCTCTTTGTCGACCACTTTCAAACAATCATCTCCAGCCAACCCTATCGGCACTTACGAATACTCCAGATCTCAAAATCCTAACAGAGAGAACTTGGAAAAGGCTGTGGCCGCTTTAGAGAATGCTCAATACGGTTTGGCTTTCTCATCTGGTTCTGCCACTACCGCCACAATCTTGCAATCGCTTCCTCAGGGCTCTCATGCGGTCTCTATCGGTGATGTTTACGGTGGTACTCACAGATACTTCACCAAAGTGGCCAACGCACACGGTGTGGAAACTTCATTTACTAACGACTTGTTGAACGATCTACCACAACTGCTAAAGAACAACACCAAGTTGGTTTGGATCGAAACTCCAACCAACCCTACATTGAAGGTCACCGACATTCAAAAGGTGGCAGATCTTATCAAGAAGCACGCTGCCGGCCAAGACGTCATCTTGGTTGTCGACAACACTTTCTTGTCTCCATACATCTCCAACCCATTGAACTTCGGTGCAGACATCGTCGTCCACTCTGCCACAAAGTACATCAACGGTCATTCAGATGTTGTGCTCGGTGTCCTAGCCACCAATAACAAGCAATTGTACGAGCGTCTACAATTCCTACAAAACGCCATTGGTGCCATCCCATCTCCTTTCGATGCTTGGTTGACTCACAGAGGTTTGAAGACTTTGCATCTACGTGTCAGACAAGCTGCCCTCAGTGCCATCAAGATCGCAGAATTCTTGGCATCCGACAAGGAAAACGTCGTCGCTGTCAACTACCCAGGTTTGAAAACACACCCTAACTACGACGTTGTGTTGAAGCAACACCGTGACGCCCTTGGTGGTGGTATGATCTCTTTCAGAATCAAAGGTGGTGCTGAAGCCGCCTCCAAGTTCGCGTCATCCACAAGACTGTTCACATTGGCCGAGTCTCTTGGTGGTATCGAATCTCTATTGGAAGTGCCAGCTGTCATGACTCATGGTGGCATTCCAAAGGAGGCCAGAGAGGCCTCTGGTGTGTATGACGACTTGGTCAGAATCTCCGTCGGTATTGAAGATACCGACGATCTTCTGGAAGATGTCAAGCAAGCTTTGAAGCAAGCCACCAACTAG
- the TPD3 gene encoding protein phosphatase 2A structural subunit TPD3 (similar to Saccharomyces cerevisiae TPD3 (YAL016W); ancestral locus Anc_7.88), whose product MSGARSTTAGAVPSAATISTTSNSKDSDSNEELYPLALLMDELKHDDIANRVEAMKKLDTIALALGPERTRNELIPFLTEVAQDDEDEVFAVLAEQLGKFVPYIGGSQYATILLPVLEILASAEETLVREKAVDSLNNVAQELSQEQLFSDFVPLIEHLATADWFSSKVSACGLFKSVIVRIKDDSLRKNILALYLQLAQDDTPMVKRAVGKNLPILIDLLTQNLELSTDEDWDYISNIFQKIINDNQDSVKFLAVDCLISILKFFNAKGDESHTQDLLNSAVKLIGDEAWRVRYMAADRFSDLASQFSSNQAYIDELIQPFLNLCEDNEGDVREAVAKQVSGFAKFLNDPSIILNKILPAVQNLSMDESETVRSALASKITNIVLLLNKDQVINSFLPILLNMLRDEFPDVRLNIIASLKVVNDVIGIELLSDSLLPAITELAKDVNWRVRMAIIEYIPILAEQLGMQFFDQQLSDLCLSWLWDTVYSIREAAVNNLKKLTEIFGSDWCRDEIISRLLKFDLQLLENFVSRFTVLSALTTLVPVVSLNVVTEQLLPFISHLADDGVPNIRFNVAKSYAVIVKALIKDEAKYDALIKDTILPSLETLCQDEDVDVKYFANKSLTECQELLKD is encoded by the coding sequence ATGTCTGGAGCAAGATCAACAACAGCAGGTGCTGTGCCTTCGGCAGCAACAATATCAACAACATCAAACTCTAAGGATTCAGACTCAAATGAGGAGCTATATCCCTTGGCTTTACTTATGGATGAGTTGAAGCACGATGACATTGCTAATAGAGTGGAAgctatgaaaaaattggataCCATTGCATTGGCCCTTGGTCctgaaagaacaagaaacgAGTTAATTCCCTTTTTAACGGAGGTTGCgcaagatgatgaagacgaGGTATTTGCCGTCTTGGCTGAACAATTAGGAAAGTTTGTTCCTTATATTGGTGGTTCTCAATATGCCACAATCTTATTGCCCGTATTGGAAATTTTGGCATCCGCAGAAGAAACATTGGTTAGAGAAAAGGCCGTGGATTCTCTGAACAACGTGGCTCAAGAACTCTCTCAAGAACAATTATTTAGTGATTTTGTTCCCTTGATTGAACATTTAGCCACTGCAGATTGGTTCTCATCGAAAGTTTCTGCTTGTGgacttttcaaatctgtTATTGTTCGAATTAAAGACGATTCGTTAAGGAAAAACATTCTAGCCTTATACTTACAGCTTGCTCAAGATGATACACCAATGGTTAAAAGAGCTGTCGGTAAAAATCTACCCATTTTGATCGATCTGTTGACTCAAAATTTGGAGCTATCTACAGATGAAGACTGGGACTATATCtctaatattttccaaaaaatcaTTAACGACAATCAAGATTCTGTCAAATTTCTGGCAGTGGATTGTTTAATTTCTatcttgaaattctttAACGCTAAAGGAGATGAGTCTCATACTCAAGATTTATTAAACTCTGCGGTAAAATTAATTGGTGATGAAGCATGGAGAGTACGCTATATGGCTGCTGATAGATTCTCTGATTTAGCTTCACAATTCAGTTCGAACCAAGCatatattgatgaattaaTACAACCATTTTTAAACCTTTGTGAGGACAATGAAGGGGATGTGAGGGAAGCGGTGGCCAAACAAGTTTCTGGATTTGCCAAGTTCCTAAATGATCCTTCCATTATATTGAATAAGATTTTACCTGCAGTGCAGAATCTGAGTATGGACGAAAGCGAAACGGTGAGATCTGCTTTGGCTTCCAAAATCACAAACATTGTATTGCTATTGAATAAAGACCAAGTGATCAACAGTTTTCTTCCGATTTTACTGAATATGCTGAGAGATGAGTTTCCCGATGTTCGTTTAAACATCATTGCTAGCTTGAAAGTCGTCAATGACGTAATAGGAATTGAACTATTATCGGACTCTTTGTTACCTGCCATAACCGAATTAGCCAAGGATGTGAATTGGAGAGTTAGAATGGCCATAATCGAATACATCCCTATCCTGGCAGAACAATTAGGTatgcaattttttgatcaacAGTTAAGCGACCTGTGTCTTTCATGGTTATGGGATACTGTTTATTCCATCAGAGAAGCTGCAGTgaataatttgaaaaaattaacaGAAATATTTGGTTCAGATTGGTGTCGTGATGAAATCATTTCAAGACTTCTCAAATTTGATTTACAATTACTGGAAAATTTTGTCTCCAGGTTCACAGTATTATCGGCTCTAACTACTTTGGTGCCCGTGGTATCGTTAAATGTCGTTACAGAACAACTATTACCATTCATTTCTCACTTAGCTGACGACGGTGTTCCAAATATTAGATTCAATGTTGCCAAGTCCTACGCTGTGATAGTCAAGGCCTTAATTAAGGACGAGGCCAAATATGATGCATTAATTAAGGACACTATTTTACCCTCTTTGGAAACTCTGTGCCAGGACGAAGACGTTGATGTAAAATACTTCGCTAATAAAAGTTTGACAGAATGTCAAGAACTTTTAAAAGATTGA